In the Pseudanabaena sp. PCC 7367 genome, one interval contains:
- a CDS encoding ABC transporter permease: MSSVQSIGLDHNSEIYKQFKSQAQKSLWRSIWSGSLTVLWGDWLNLRVRIYQVIASGLISPLIYILAFGFGLGSTIGSSGAFEGNYLEFILPGMVALSSMTISFGGTTFSICGDRLYKKTFEELLIAPIHPLALYLGNMLAGVSRGLLTASSVIAIATIYSGNWRFLHPEFLLLLILNCTVFAGLGVIVGLTVKSLEAVGLTNNFLIVPMSFLGGTFFDPVLLPQPLKSIVYVLPLTHTSVGLRAVVGGGHSPWYGWLVLLAVSAGLGALGARMFAKQRD, translated from the coding sequence TTGTCATCGGTTCAATCGATCGGGTTAGATCACAACTCGGAAATATATAAGCAGTTCAAGAGCCAAGCTCAAAAGTCGCTCTGGCGATCGATCTGGTCGGGCAGCCTCACGGTTTTGTGGGGGGATTGGTTGAACCTGCGGGTGCGGATTTATCAGGTGATCGCTTCTGGTCTGATATCACCGTTGATCTATATTCTGGCATTTGGCTTTGGCCTGGGGAGCACGATCGGCAGCAGTGGCGCATTTGAGGGCAATTATTTAGAGTTTATTTTGCCCGGTATGGTGGCGCTCTCTTCGATGACAATCAGCTTTGGCGGTACTACCTTTTCGATTTGTGGCGATCGGCTCTATAAAAAAACCTTTGAGGAATTATTAATTGCGCCGATTCATCCCCTGGCGCTCTATTTGGGAAATATGCTGGCTGGAGTGAGTCGTGGCTTGCTGACGGCGAGTTCAGTAATTGCGATCGCTACGATTTATTCTGGCAACTGGCGCTTTTTACACCCCGAGTTTTTGCTACTGCTGATCCTCAATTGCACCGTGTTTGCTGGCCTGGGAGTGATTGTTGGGCTTACGGTCAAGTCGCTTGAAGCAGTTGGTTTAACTAATAACTTCTTAATTGTGCCGATGTCGTTTCTGGGTGGCACGTTCTTTGATCCGGTGCTGTTGCCCCAACCGCTCAAGTCGATCGTCTATGTTTTACCCCTCACCCACACCAGTGTTGGCCTAAGAGCCGTGGTTGGTGGAGGTCATTCGCCCTGGTATGGCTGGCTGGTTTTGCTGGCGGTTTCGGCGGGATTGGGAGCCCTGGGCGCGCGAATGTTTGCCAAGCAGAGAGATTAG
- a CDS encoding DUF2256 domain-containing protein translates to MARPGKPNQGFRGNKSHLPAKTCVSCGQSFTWRKKWARCWDEVKYCSDRCRRANSKR, encoded by the coding sequence GTGGCACGACCTGGTAAACCCAATCAAGGCTTTAGGGGGAATAAATCCCATTTACCTGCCAAAACTTGCGTTAGCTGTGGCCAATCATTTACCTGGCGCAAAAAGTGGGCAAGATGCTGGGATGAGGTCAAATATTGTAGCGATCGCTGTCGTCGTGCTAACTCAAAGCGCTAA
- a CDS encoding NB-ARC domain-containing protein, translating to MDSNEALATLDKFLHSKSLSYLQELVFCKSWEGSTYQEIANDAGYDFDYVREVGSSLWNLLSAEIGEKVTKKNIQSVLRRYKQEQETRANQLESENTGRSSDSQSPLVDWGEAIDVSNFYGHTDELKILKEWLGEDFCRMIAILGMGGMGKTALSIALAEEVYPNFDRTIWRLLRPNQSVADLLAALIGFLGNPGNQSNQGNQSNQNNQNNQAQTTPLPDALTDRISVLIECLRNRRCLIILDGAEAILAGGDRAGVYAEDLAGYGELFRRVAESQHQSCLILTSREQPQEFTLLEGAKVRSLFLKGLDPKAGQAIFEEKGEFTGSAAEWDFLINHYAGNPQLLKVIAATVQEFFGSNIALLVEQIKSDRWVFEGVRQLLDEHFARLSESEKKVLYWLTVTQTMPHLMQIEQEMVPASSRQELLSVLESLRRRSLIEKTTDGFSPYPILNEYVTQVLVEKVYEH from the coding sequence ATGGATAGCAACGAAGCACTGGCTACACTAGATAAGTTTTTACATAGTAAATCACTCAGCTATTTACAGGAGTTGGTTTTCTGTAAGTCCTGGGAAGGCAGCACCTATCAAGAAATTGCTAATGATGCTGGCTATGATTTCGATTATGTGCGCGAGGTTGGTTCTTCGTTGTGGAATTTGCTATCCGCAGAAATTGGTGAGAAGGTAACTAAGAAAAATATTCAATCGGTCTTGCGGCGCTACAAACAAGAGCAAGAGACCAGGGCGAATCAACTGGAAAGTGAAAATACTGGCAGGTCAAGTGATTCACAATCGCCTCTGGTGGATTGGGGTGAAGCGATCGATGTATCTAATTTCTATGGCCATACTGATGAGTTGAAAATTCTAAAAGAGTGGCTGGGAGAAGACTTTTGCCGCATGATTGCCATTCTGGGCATGGGCGGCATGGGCAAAACCGCATTGTCGATCGCCCTGGCTGAAGAGGTTTATCCTAATTTCGATCGCACAATCTGGCGGCTATTGCGTCCCAATCAATCGGTTGCCGATCTGCTCGCAGCCCTAATTGGCTTTCTCGGTAATCCTGGTAATCAAAGTAATCAGGGTAATCAAAGCAATCAGAATAATCAGAATAACCAAGCGCAAACAACTCCCTTACCAGATGCCCTCACCGATCGGATCTCCGTTTTGATTGAGTGCCTCCGCAATCGGCGCTGCTTAATTATTCTCGATGGTGCAGAAGCAATCCTGGCCGGTGGCGATCGCGCTGGTGTATATGCTGAAGATCTGGCCGGTTATGGTGAACTGTTCCGGCGGGTAGCTGAATCACAACACCAGAGCTGCCTAATTTTGACCAGTCGTGAGCAACCCCAGGAGTTTACGCTGCTGGAAGGAGCCAAGGTGCGATCGCTATTTCTAAAGGGGCTTGATCCTAAAGCTGGTCAAGCCATATTTGAAGAAAAGGGTGAATTTACGGGCTCGGCGGCGGAGTGGGATTTTTTAATTAACCATTATGCAGGCAATCCGCAATTATTGAAGGTGATCGCCGCCACGGTGCAAGAGTTCTTTGGGAGTAATATTGCGCTGCTGGTGGAGCAGATCAAGAGCGATCGCTGGGTGTTTGAAGGGGTACGCCAACTCTTGGATGAACATTTTGCTCGCTTGTCTGAGTCAGAAAAAAAGGTGCTTTACTGGCTGACAGTCACTCAAACTATGCCCCACCTGATGCAAATTGAGCAGGAAATGGTGCCAGCTAGTTCGCGGCAAGAGTTGCTCAGTGTGTTGGAATCTTTGCGGCGGCGATCGCTGATTGAAAAAACTACAGATGGGTTTAGCCCTTACCCGATTTTGAATGAGTATGTTACTCAGGTGTTGGTAGAAAAGGTATATGAGCATTAA